ATAATCCTTGTCCAACATAAGTTTTACCATCAagctatttttaataaaaaaaattattttaggattttagtatttataatgtataaacaCAGATAAATgagtgcgtgcgtgcgtgcgtacaCTAAATTATTCTAAATACCTCTGCATGAACGAGATACAAGGAGTTTGGCATAGGTCCTTGAGTTTCAGGAAATGTGAACTGGACTCCAGGTTTCATTTCATTTAGTACCATAATTGCATTCTTGGGTTGCAATGTCTTTCGTAGACGTTGATTCAAACGAAGTCGTTTCAGTCTTTTATTTATTCTAACTGAAGGTATAAACtttatgtaatttattaaacaagagtatattttattaattttttccatatatatatatcagtatATCAATATTCACAATGATTATAAATATGCAATAGCTCAATAGTAATCTATTAGAGCACATAGCAATAGTTTCAATCTTCAAATTTGCGCAGTGGATTATCATCATTATGTATATgtttctatatttaaataatttatacaatataaatttcaaaattatttcaaatgtaGTTAAAAAGTACGTTTTAAATAaacttataaaaaaaaaaaaaaaaacaggacTAAAAACTGCTTCTTAATGATTATTTTAAATACTTACATCCAGATGCTTTACGCCTCCATCTTTGATGTTGTTCTTCTATTTTATTATCTGTATCTTCAGGCACTTGATTTTCATTCTTTACTTCAGATGTGCTATTACTTGTTGGAGGTATTGGATTAGAGTTAGTTGTTAAGGGAGATGTTGGAGTAGGAACTAATGGTTGAGAAGATGAAACAGGATTATTTTGCATAGCAATTGCACTTTGTTGCTGATTATAGAGAGGTAGTTTTAAAATTGGTTTCAACCGGAGTATTTGAGGTTGAAATTGTGATTGTGATTGTGTTTGAGGCTGTGGCTGAGATTGTTGTTGGGACTGTGATTGAGGCTGTGGTTGAGCTTGGCTTTGAGGAGAATTGGCAATAGATTGTTGTGGTTGTTTAATTTGCTGTGGCaattgttgttgctgttgttgtggTTTCCCTTGTAGATTCTTTACTGCTACTTGTTGCATTTGTGGTTGCTGAGATTTACTATGTTGCAAATTCCTTGCTGCTACCTGTTGCATTTGtggttgttgttgctgctgctgctgctgtggTTTAAATGGTTGTGCATTTTGTGAACTTCCTTGTTTGTAATTACTTTGTTGATTTGGAAGAGGTTGTGTTGCTTGAAAACTGGCTTGCTGATTGTACTGCAAAACATAGGGTGGGTCGCCGCTACACAAGGAACCTGTACGGTTGTGCTATCCCACCAAGGTCTAGCATCGCATATGCATTTGAAAGCAGTCTAATGCTACTCCCATAACTCATACCAGCCAAATTATTTCTGTGGCCTATATTTCCTTATGTATAACTGAACTGAGTTtacataaaatagaaaatagaaaaaaggaGAGTAAAAGGAGAGTAAGAAGAAGAATAAAGATTTTCAAGCCTAAGTAAAAGTTTCATTACTATATGCTTTAtatcaataataaatataattttgtaatatgtTGTGTATGAAATTTGCTCATGTTTATGAAAACAAACACTTAAGCtaattgtgaaataaaatttaataaataatggagATTTAAAAGAACAGAAAACTTACATGtgccatttttatattttgtaactATTAAATCATAATATTTCAGAGAAATCTACATATGTAGTACCAAGACAAGTTTATTTTTAGTTTGTACCTAAAGCATAATTACTAAAAGTGACAAACAGTTTAGCCTAAAATGTTACGTAAACATCAGTTCAGTATGTTATTAAAAATATGGCCTATGGCAAGCTATGCTATGGGGGTAACTGACGAACTAGCCCCTGGCTGAATAGACCTCCTCGGTATTGTTGTATAGCTACTAGTTCCTGCATTGCAGGGGAGGGGAAAGTAGGGACCACTAATTAGTACATGCAAATGGATGAAATATTGAAAACAACAAATGGAAATATTGAAAACAATAATTACACATTCTAATTATGATGAATTCAAAATAttccattctctctctctctctctcacacataCAATTTTTTTTCCTTTATATTAATAtgacataaaataaaaaaataatatgcTGTATAAATGCTGTTATATGTTATGAAAGATAATGAtcttaataatatttctaaaaaagTAGATTAGaaaaaaagtaatttaaaaatattcaatttaaaaaagaatttaaattttacatgttaatatatattttttggataAAAACGGGGTGATTCATTTGAATTAACCAATTTCACtcttgtttttattttattgttactTGTATTATTATTTAGATTTCATAACTCTATTCATAGTATGATTGAACAAAATTATCAGATATTGAGTATATTAAAAAGTActaaatgtatttattttaagTATCAAAAGAATgatcaataacgttatacagatatttattcttatatttATGAATCATTTTGTCATAAATTTCTAGTATATATACATCAAATGATATTAGTGAATATCATTGTATTGTATATCTAATGTAGTTTAGTATTTGTACtacattaatataaaaaatacttccatattatttttatattggaaatatttttgtgtatatacatatgtataagtttAAGAAATGCAAatgtgtattttatattttgtaaaaacaaaaaatacatttttaaataatattaatttaaattacttAAGATATTGGATATTAGTACTTGACATCATATTTTTTCATTGtattatgtataaaattaaatatatcatatttttaaCATCTTTAGTACATTTAAgtaatttaaatcaataaataaattaaatataattatagaaaaataaaacaattttaagATTTGGAATACTTAGATAACAAATATTGAGTGTATATGTGTTTTGCATCTTTTGAtatataaatttctaaattaCTTAAACAGATTTTATCGATTGATATAATGAAATgtgtcatttatttatttacatattacatactatGTATGTTTTTATACTATATGTAATTATATGAATCATTTACTTGGCAAATTAttgttttcaaaaatatatatatacatatgcttCTCTTATACTTTTTAAGTTAAAGTTATGCaataaaactattcttaaaatAGCAAACTTACAGTGCTTTGACCTTGATATGGCACATTTGGATTACTTTGGTTTCTCACTGGAAacataattaatgaaattattgGTATCTTCTGTTGAAAGCAATGATAATAAAATCAAGGAAAACACATTCACGGCTTTATAATAAATACAGTAAGTCTCAAAATTATTTACACATACAGAAGGttatagaaatatgaaaaatgaaatGATAATAAAAGGACGTTCAGCActctttatttaaaaaatatgatatttaGTCTTTgaattatgaatattatataaaggGCAATGAAATTATTAGTATAGTTGTTGACAAGACAAAATATAACAATTCCTTGCACTTATTCAGGTTATAAAATTAATGACACACATGTAACATTCtatgaaaaacaattaaagtacCCAAATACTGCCTTATAAATTCAGTATAAGATATTATAACAATCAATTAATATCCAACTTGGGAAGGTGATAAAACAAAAAGGATATCtcacaaaataaaaattctaattattattataaaaaattattaagctTAACATGTGTTGCTAATTTTGTGATCCTAATTAATTCTTGGAATTGTTTTGCATTATTTTTTCATAACcacaaataataattttgtttttttccaTAGATTTCTTAGTTAAAAGACTAGAaaactatattttttaaataaaaagtgctgagaatatttttatcatctttttatttttcgtattcCTGTTAAGTTCCTGTATGTGCCAATAATTTCGTGACTAACTATGTatacaatttttacattatTCAAGTTCAAATTAACATGTTAAACGAAAAAGTTATTTTTCATATAcaagcatatttaaaaaaatcaaaataaattataaaaattattttagaacATTATTGTTAGCATCATTAAGGaagtataacgtaaaattatgtcAAAATATTCATTGTAGAACGCCATTCTTTATAAACCGGTATATAGGTATTGATTTTCTTCTACTACAGCCATTTACATACCTTCAACTATTATAAATAATGAACAAAAAAATATATCCACTACATTAAAATATCAAGGGAAACAATTACAAATTTactgtaaaattatttaaagcTACTTACTATTGGGATAGCCTTGGCTTTGTCTATTTCTTGGATACATGTTTTGAGTTCAAGTTAAATCACTTCAAATATAATTAGTTTCAGGACATAAAAATACTTTTTTACAATACATTTAACTCTGGAACGTAGggtagaattaatttttatgaaacactaataatatttaaatacttttacaACGTATTCACAAAACTAAGGAACGACTTCCTATCTCGTTACAGAGAAGTAGGAAACAGGGTTGCCGTAACCACTGTTGCCAGTTGCCAGGCGAATTCTCTCACGAGGGAATAATACATGGTGTCACATTAACTCCACTGCCACTCTATACTATGTCATTTATATTATGTGACATGAATTATGTTCTATGTGATGTAAATTAATTAcagtcaaatatttttttagtaAAAAGATTTGTATGgtatttttttttaagaaagtaaataataatttacttaATATAAGTCACatattttcattgaaattctttaaaaaaatacGTTGCCTAACTTAATCATAacaatgtaaaacaaaaaacagTCGTTATTTGTCTCTTCACCTACATTTGTTGATAGTACGATTCATCACATCGCTAGTTCAGTAATTATACTACTTTCCCTTTATTCCCTTGACCTGGTAACGATGATCACGATCATATAAACAGGTCTCGATATTCACACATACTGAAGTCTAGGGAAAACCGCCTTAAAATTGAGTCACGATTAGTTATGGAAAATCAACATGGAAAGTAAGAAAGTTCTTGATTTACGCATGTGTGATACGCTATGAATGCTAAGTAAATACAGAGACGCTCTACTTATCTCTGTCTCGAAAGAACACAGACTTTGTTAATTGTCCATGTTGGTTTTTCATGATTAGACACGACTCAATTTTCGGGCAGTTTTCCCTAGCGAATGTCGAGACTTGTTTATATGATCATGCTTAACTAAAAGTTAGGAAATGACGTTTACTATTATCGGAAATAGCAAGGAAAAGTCTGTCATATTGATCATTAAGCGCATGCCTTAATAATAGTCCGCGATAtcataattttaatgaaaacaaATTTTTACAACATCATTGTCTACTATATTAATtcgttaaaattaaataatagaacaaattttcattatgtattgcgcaaaaaacaattttttataaatttaagtaGAAAAAGTACAAGTTCTTGttgatattgtaatattaaatgCAAAATTTGAACAGCTTTTAATTACTaattgttaaaattaattactaGAAAGTACAATATTCAATAAAACATCTTTTTGGTCGAAATATTTTAGCTACGCTTATGAACAAATTCAGTTCATATAAATTTACGCATAAATAAAGACACttgaaattcataaattttaagaactaaaaattaaaaaatatgcctatattataataataataatatattatagtaataataatcgCAATGTATTCTTCAAGATTTAATTTTTTGCTATTCAAGTCAAGTTCTATTATACACAGTATTACAAATTTAAAGTAATCCTTCCATTTCTTGCATAAACTGCATATATGCGTCATCTTTTGTTTTAGGTTGAGTAGTTCGTATTGGTTGCGTTTCTGGTATTCTTTCTGAAAGTCTTGACAAAATACTTGGTTTCTTTTTATCATCCCTTTTCACACGAAGAGAGGTAGGTAAAAATCTTGTAACATCAGCTGCTAAATTCCTAATTTGTGGTTTTGCTTCGATAGTTGTAGTGCTTTTACCATCTTTATCTTTTCGATTAATTAATTGTGGTGCAGCAGAAAGTACATTAGGTGTTTTAGGTTGTGATCCTGTTGCAGATTGTGTCTGCATTTGAGGATTTCCTATATTTGTCATATTTGATAGATTTGGCATTTGCATTTGTGGAGGAGGTATTCTTGGCATACTTGGTGGACCAGGTCTCAACATCCTTGGCATTCCTGGTGGTGGGCCTATAATCATAAACAAAGTAATGATTATCAATTTATTCATTACCTTTATATTGACAAATCATTAAATAATGCGTATTATCCTTACCAGGAGGTAATCGAAGTCCAATACGGGGCGGTGGGGGTGGCGGCATCCTTAAATGTAAAGGTGGTGGTGGAGGTCTATACATTAAAGGAGGAGGCGGTAATCCCATAGGGGGCATTGTGTGTGGTTGTGTATGTTGAGAATGAGAATGTGATGTATGTTGATTATGGTTTGATGAATGGTCTGATGCTCCTGGAGGTTCTAGATCTTCTTCTTCTGttttattattaccagattTATTATTAGACTTTGAATTAGATTCATTTTCTGCTTCCAATAGTGACAATCGAGCATTTAAATCTTGAGCTCGTTCAGTTTCCCGCTTTTTATGGACAACTTCCATTTCACGCATAAACTGATCAATATCTTGCCCTGCCATAGCTAACATTTTCTGTTGTAGAGTAGTTGGTTTTACTTTAGCTAtgtctctttctttttccttctctttgtCGCCGTCCTTATCTTTACCATCTGATTCTTGTTTATTATCTTCTTTGTCATCCGCAAATCGAATTGTTCTCGATTTTGGTACTGGTTCTTTAGTCTATAAATAATTTCATGATtacataatattcatatttctaaagtaataatgtattaactgattttgaacaaatttaaATACTAACCTTCTCAGACGTATCTTCATCCTCACTTGATAGATCAGCAGGTGGAAAAGGTGGGACACCGGGTGATTCTTTATTAGGTGCTAGTGTAGGTATAGAAGGGGATGTTGCATATGCACTTGTTTTCTTTAAAATACTTGGTGGTATTGGTATGTTCATAAGGGGATGATGCTGTGGTATGTAATGTGGATGAGGCGGATACATATGTGCTGGTGGTTGTGGCATATCCGGTAAAGGTATTTGTGAAGTTAAAGAACCTAAAACAGAAATAAGATATGTACATGAAATGaatgaaattgtaaataatacCATAATAATAAACACCAGAATAAGTAAATACCTGAGTACATTCGAGATATGTCATTAGCAGCTGATGGTAATGGAATTTCATCAACTTGTACTTGTTGTGCATGTCTTACAGCTTCAAAATAAGAAACAAGATCTATTCTTCTACGTTCATATTGTATCAATTGTTCTTTTAACTCTGCCCACTTTTCCTGATCATCCTTTGCctataaagaaacaaaaataaatatgtaagtaatattttacaatatgtTAACTATCACCATTGATTTAACACGTTCGTCGCCCAGCGTGATTCGGCTAAGTTTCCTGCGGAGCTCAAATCCGATTGCCGGTACGCAGAACGTAAATAGTGCGACAAGCGGGAATTCATTGATTATCGCCTTCGATTCATtgtaaagaaaagattatttaatTCTGAAATGGAGAAAGCGATAAGCTTTCCAGCTAAAGTATTCCAAGGGATCTCATGGCAGATATCTCAGATCTTTCATTTAGTCGAGAAGCATACTTGTGAGACGTACATCAGTGATTTTTGCATCCTCAAAATGTTCAGTAAACAgtgtgaaaatatatttgaaagta
This portion of the Bombus affinis isolate iyBomAffi1 chromosome 1, iyBomAffi1.2, whole genome shotgun sequence genome encodes:
- the LOC126915582 gene encoding double-stranded RNA-specific editase 1-like isoform X3 translates to MQQVAARNLQHSKSQQPQMQQVAVKNLQGKPQQQQQQLPQQIKQPQQSIANSPQSQAQPQPQSQSQQQSQPQPQTQSQSQFQPQILRLKPILKLPLYNQQQSAIAMQNNPVSSSQPLVPTPTSPLTTNSNPIPPTSNSTSEVKNENQVPEDTDNKIEEQHQRWRRKASGFRINKRLKRLRLNQRLRKTLQPKNAIMVLNEMKPGVQFTFPETQGPMPNSLYLVHAELDGKTYVGQGLSKPLARQNAAENALKALLLEKMTAASMKARIDAESDGQSVQSMDSSIILKEENNEEGVTSMDTTVDESDEIPWSSLASFALYKLFLEWHNQGTSVPVPRPGLPSPVKGIKREISHVQKTPVQKELPLNAVNIHPVMLLNQMRPGLTYVELNRIGNPPNTMFTLAVDIDGIEYSGTAKNKKDAKKIAAKSALFTLYGLNYPDEASSVMDQPII
- the LOC126915566 gene encoding WW domain-binding protein 11 isoform X1, with product MGRRSINTTKSGKYMNPTDQARKEARKKELKKNKKQRQLVRAAVLKGKDPAQIIEEMEKIDQMEYNVMQPPPLNEKVLKDKRKKLKETLDRVLKIESKAIINEFPLVALFTFCVPAIGFELRRKLSRITLGDERVKSMAKDDQEKWAELKEQLIQYERRRIDLVSYFEAVRHAQQVQVDEIPLPSAANDISRMYSGSLTSQIPLPDMPQPPAHMYPPHPHYIPQHHPLMNIPIPPSILKKTSAYATSPSIPTLAPNKESPGVPPFPPADLSSEDEDTSEKTKEPVPKSRTIRFADDKEDNKQESDGKDKDGDKEKEKERDIAKVKPTTLQQKMLAMAGQDIDQFMREMEVVHKKRETERAQDLNARLSLLEAENESNSKSNNKSGNNKTEEEDLEPPGASDHSSNHNQHTSHSHSQHTQPHTMPPMGLPPPPLMYRPPPPPLHLRMPPPPPPRIGLRLPPGPPPGMPRMLRPGPPSMPRIPPPQMQMPNLSNMTNIGNPQMQTQSATGSQPKTPNVLSAAPQLINRKDKDGKSTTTIEAKPQIRNLAADVTRFLPTSLRVKRDDKKKPSILSRLSERIPETQPIRTTQPKTKDDAYMQFMQEMEGLL
- the LOC126915582 gene encoding uncharacterized protein LOC126915582 isoform X1, with the translated sequence MYPRNRQSQGYPNMRNQSNPNVPYQGQSTYNQQASFQATQPLPNQQSNYKQGSSQNAQPFKPQQQQQQQQPQMQQVAARNLQHSKSQQPQMQQVAVKNLQGKPQQQQQQLPQQIKQPQQSIANSPQSQAQPQPQSQSQQQSQPQPQTQSQSQFQPQILRLKPILKLPLYNQQQSAIAMQNNPVSSSQPLVPTPTSPLTTNSNPIPPTSNSTSEVKNENQVPEDTDNKIEEQHQRWRRKASGFRINKRLKRLRLNQRLRKTLQPKNAIMVLNEMKPGVQFTFPETQGPMPNSLYLVHAELDGKTYVGQGLSKPLARQNAAENALKALLLEKMTAASMKARIDAESDGQSVQSMDSSIILKEENNEEGVTSMDTTVDESDEIPWSSLASFALYKLFLEWHNQGTSVPVPRPGLPSPVKGIKREISHVQKTPVQKELPLNAVNIHPVMLLNQMRPGLTYVELNRIGNPPNTMFTLAVDIDGIEYSGTAKNKKDAKKIAAKSALFTLYGLNYPDEASSVMDQPII
- the LOC126915582 gene encoding double-stranded RNA-specific editase B2-like isoform X2; its protein translation is MYPRNRQSQGYPNMRNQSNPNVPYQGQSTQQQQQQQPQMQQVAARNLQHSKSQQPQMQQVAVKNLQGKPQQQQQQLPQQIKQPQQSIANSPQSQAQPQPQSQSQQQSQPQPQTQSQSQFQPQILRLKPILKLPLYNQQQSAIAMQNNPVSSSQPLVPTPTSPLTTNSNPIPPTSNSTSEVKNENQVPEDTDNKIEEQHQRWRRKASGFRINKRLKRLRLNQRLRKTLQPKNAIMVLNEMKPGVQFTFPETQGPMPNSLYLVHAELDGKTYVGQGLSKPLARQNAAENALKALLLEKMTAASMKARIDAESDGQSVQSMDSSIILKEENNEEGVTSMDTTVDESDEIPWSSLASFALYKLFLEWHNQGTSVPVPRPGLPSPVKGIKREISHVQKTPVQKELPLNAVNIHPVMLLNQMRPGLTYVELNRIGNPPNTMFTLAVDIDGIEYSGTAKNKKDAKKIAAKSALFTLYGLNYPDEASSVMDQPII
- the LOC126915566 gene encoding WW domain-binding protein 11 isoform X2; protein product: MGRRSINTTKSGKYMNPTDQARKEARKKELKKNKKQRQLVRAAVLKGKDPAQIIEEMEKIDQMEYNVMQPPPLNEKVLKDKRKKLKETLDRVLKMYAKDDQEKWAELKEQLIQYERRRIDLVSYFEAVRHAQQVQVDEIPLPSAANDISRMYSGSLTSQIPLPDMPQPPAHMYPPHPHYIPQHHPLMNIPIPPSILKKTSAYATSPSIPTLAPNKESPGVPPFPPADLSSEDEDTSEKTKEPVPKSRTIRFADDKEDNKQESDGKDKDGDKEKEKERDIAKVKPTTLQQKMLAMAGQDIDQFMREMEVVHKKRETERAQDLNARLSLLEAENESNSKSNNKSGNNKTEEEDLEPPGASDHSSNHNQHTSHSHSQHTQPHTMPPMGLPPPPLMYRPPPPPLHLRMPPPPPPRIGLRLPPGPPPGMPRMLRPGPPSMPRIPPPQMQMPNLSNMTNIGNPQMQTQSATGSQPKTPNVLSAAPQLINRKDKDGKSTTTIEAKPQIRNLAADVTRFLPTSLRVKRDDKKKPSILSRLSERIPETQPIRTTQPKTKDDAYMQFMQEMEGLL